CGCAGCCCGTGCTTCACCGTTGCGTCGAAATCCGCTGACCGCCTCATGCGGTTGCGTGCACGAAGCACCGCCAAGAAACCCGGCGCTGCGATCAAGCAGTTAACGCGCGGCGACCCTTGCGGCGCCGGTTGGCGACGATGGAGCGTCCCGCACGGGTGCGCATCCGCAGCCGGAAACCGTGAACACGGGCTCGACGGCGGTTGTTCGGCTGGAAGGTCCGC
The nucleotide sequence above comes from Mycobacterium decipiens. Encoded proteins:
- the rpmH gene encoding 50S ribosomal protein L34 gives rise to the protein MAKGKRTFQPNNRRRARVHGFRLRMRTRAGRSIVANRRRKGRRALTA